In Spea bombifrons isolate aSpeBom1 chromosome 12, aSpeBom1.2.pri, whole genome shotgun sequence, the following proteins share a genomic window:
- the LOC128470712 gene encoding period circadian protein homolog 3-like has protein sequence MRNKQPWFTEEQKEELAEVHSWIRNRTIPQEIDTQGCVTCVNIAASNKETEEATESPAEIDTKADEQEQHQEQCRSSPSQGDSANSET, from the exons ATGCGGAACAAACAGCCCTGGTTTACAGAAGAGCAGAAAGAGGAGCTTGCAGAAGTACATTCGTGGATTCGGAATCGGACAATCCCGCAAGAAATAGACACACAA GGATGTGTCACGTGTGTGAATATCGCAGCATCAAACAAGGAGACCGAAGAGGCAACCGAAAGCCCTGCGGAGATCGACACCAAGGCAGATGAACAAGAACAGCACCAAGAACAGTGCCGGAGCAGCCCCAGCCAGGGGGACTCTGCTAACTCGGAAACATGA